Below is a genomic region from Hyphomicrobium nitrativorans NL23.
TTGTCGATGTCGGACTTGAGCGACGCGCTCTCGGGGTGCTTCTCGGGATAGCCCGCCACGGAGATTTCGAAATTGGCAATGCGCTTCAGGCCCGCCACGAGATCGGCCGCGTTTTGATACCCACCCGGGGTCGGGATGTAACTCTGGCCGACACCGCTCGCAGGGTCGCCGCGCAACGCCACGATATGGCGAACGCCCGCGTCCCAGTAGGCCTGCGCCACGGCGTCCACTTCCTCGCGGCTTGCATCCACACAGGTGAGATGGGCTGCAGGCTTCAGCGCCGTCTCGTTGATGATGCGCGCAACCGTCGTGTGCGTCCGTTCGCGCGTCGAGCCGCCCGCACCGTAGGTGACGGAGACGAACGACGGGCAGAGCGGCGACAGGCGTTCGATGGCGGCCCACAGGGCCTGCTCCATCTTCTCCGACTTCGGCGGGAAGAACTCGAACGAGACGTCGATCTCACCTGCGCCGAGGAGGCGGCTTTTGCGTTCGCTGGTTTGCGGGGTCATGGCGCGATCCGTTCCAATTTCTGCGACTTGGATGCCGGTTGCACGGCAACGTCTGGTTTCGATGCCCGCCAGAGCGAAACCGTGAGGGCTTGGCGGGCATCGGTGGCGTCGGGCGCGAGGCTCTGCACCTCTACACCGGACAGGCCCGCATCCTTGAGCCAGGATACGACCTGCCGATCCTCGAAGCCCAACCGCTCGTGGGCGTGGCGGGCGCGCAAGTCCTCGATCTCGTGCGGCGCGAAGTCGACGACGAGCAGGCGGCCGCCGGGGGCCAGAATGCGCGCGGCTTCGCGGACGGCGAGCGCGGGCTCCGAGAGATAGTGCAGCACCTGGTGCATCACGACGGCGTCCGCCACACGATCCGGCAGCGCGAGATCGTAGATGTCGCCGTGGCGCACCTCGGCGGCCGCAAGCCCGGCCGTCTTGAGACGGCTTCGGGCGTAGGCCAGCATCGACTGGTTGACGTCGAGGCCAAGGCCGCGCGTGTAGCGGCCGGCGAAGAGTTCGAGCATCCGGCCGGTGCCGGTGCCAAGATCGACGAAGACGTCGAACGTCGCGCCGTCGAAAGCTTTCACGATGGCGGCGTCGACCGCATGTTCCGACACATACAGCGCGCGAATGCGATCCCAGTCGGCGGCGTGCGCACGGAAATACTCCTGCGCTGTCGCCTCGCGCTCGCGCTTCTGGGAGTCGGCACGCTCGCCGTCGCGCAGGAGGATGGGGTCGCGCGGGTCGACGGTGTCCAGCAGGCGGCGAACGAGGCGCCCCCCCTCGGTGCGGTCGGAGACATGGAAATAGACCCAGCTTCCCTCGCGGAAGCGCTCGATCAGACCGGCCTCCGCGAGCAGCTTCAAATGCCGGCTGATGCGCGGCTGGCTTTGACCCAAGATCTGGGTGAGATCCTTGACGTTGAGCTCGCCTGCCGCGAGCAGGAGCAGGATGCGCAAACGCGTGGGCTCGGCGGCGGCCTTGAGGGCGCCCACCAGCTCCTGCGTATCGAGTGTTCCAGACATGCGCTGCTCCGCGTTTCTCGAAAACATATAAAGATATGTTTATGTGTCAAGAGGCATTCGGTCGATATCTTGAGGGCGAAGGCTTGGTCAGCACTCATCCCTAACCTATTATTAGCGCATGATTTTTTATCGTTGCCGAAGGATTTTTGAGGGCGCGACGGATCGGAACGGCTCGATCCGCCCCGATGTGGAGGTCGAACCCGACAGACCTTCGACTCCCGGCACGACCTCGCCGCCAGCGTCGGCCGAGGCTCTCCCGCTCGTCACGCGCGCGCTCACCCAAGACTTTTCACGGCTGCCGAAATTTCGTCCCGGGACGCCGCTAGGCTCGTGCAGCTCGACAGGGTGGTTCCACGTTCGGACCTTCAGCCAAGCCCGACCCGGATCTACGATCGCGGCTCGCGCGGCTTTGACTGGACAACGCATGCGGGCTGAGAGATTGAGGGGTAGCCGTATGCCTCAGGAAGGCACCCGGTTCGCGCCGAAACAGCGGGAGCTCATTTGATGACGATGGTTGGCCAGAGCCGGTTTCACGGCAGAGCGGCATACGTGTTTGGAGCGGCGGCGCTCGCGCTTCTCGTTCTCGTGGCCAGCACGATGTCGGCTTCGGCACAACAGTCGCCCGCCGCCTACATGCAGCGCGTCGCCAACGAACTGATCGCCGCCCAGCGCTCGGGATCACAGGCCGATTTCGCGCGCGTCATTCGCAGCCATGCCGACGTGCCGTCCATTGCGATCAATGCGCTCGGCTCCTACGCGGCCAGCCTCAAGAAGTCCGACCGGCCCGCTTATTACGCTGGCATGGTCAATTTCATCGCGCGTTACGCAGCAACGGAAGGGCCGAAGTACCCGGTCGCACGCGCCGTGATGACGGGCCAGACCAGGGAAACGGCCCAGGGTACCTTTGTGGACAGCCGCATCACGCTTTCGAGCGGCACCAGCTACGACGTGCGCTGGCGCATCGTGCGGCGCGGCAGCGCCTACAAGGTTCGCGATGCGGAAATCATCGGCTTCGAGATGACCTCGTTCCTGAACACGCTGTTCCAGAACTACATCTCCGAAAACGGCGGCAACCCGCGCACACTGGTGCTCGCGCTCAACCGATAAGTTCACGGCAACGCGAAAGCCGCGGCTTTATCCAGCATTGCGTTCGTGCTCCGGCTCATGTCATGTCGGTCGCGAAATCGACGCCATCGTTTTTCGTGATCCGCGGATGACGTCGCACTCTCACGTCGTCGTTCCGGAGCTCCGATGAAGACCGCGCCGCCACGCCCCGCCGCCTCAAAGACTACCGGCCGCCCGCCTATCTGGTGGATCACGTCGACCTCGACGTCGCGCTCGATCCGGAAGCGACGCGCGTTAAGGCCCAGCTCAAGATCCGGCGCAATCCGGCCGCGGAAAAGGGCGCTGCAGCGCTCGCACTCGACGGCGAGCACCTCGTGCTCGACGCCATCACACTTGACGGCAAGCCGCTTCCCGAGCGCGCCTACGATCTCACCGAAACGGAACTCGTCATTCATAAGGTGCCGGCTCGTCCTTTCACGCTCAGCGTCGAGACGACGATCGACCCGGAAGCGAACAAAGCGCTGCAGGGGCTTTATCGCTCGCGCGGCGTGTTCTGCACGCAATGCGAGGCGGAGGGCTTCCGCCGCATCACCTTCTTCCCCGACCGTCCCGACGTGCTCGCGACCTACACCTGCCGCATCGAAGCGGATCGTGCGACGGCGCCGATCCTGCTCGCGAACGGCAACCCCGTCGAACGCGGGCGTCTCAAGGGAGGCCGCCATTTCGCGGTGTGGCACGACCCGCATCCCAAGCCCTCGTATCTTTTCGCGCTCGTCGGCGGCGATCTCGGGCGCATCGGCTCGACATTCAAAACCGCATCGGGGCGCAAGGTCGACCTCAACATCTACGTGGAGCACGGCAAGGAAGAGCGTGCAGCCTGGGCGATGGATTCGCTCAAGCGCTCCATGCGGTGGGACGAAGTCCGCTTCGGGCGCGAATACGATCTCGAAGTGTTCAACATCGTCGCCGTGTCCGACTTCAACATGGGCGCGATGGAGAACAAAGGCCTCAACATCTTCAACGACCGGCTCGTCCTCGCTTCGCCCGAAACGGCAACGGACGACGCCTTCGGGCGCATCGAGAGCGTGGTCGCGCACGAGTACTTCCACAATTGGAC
It encodes:
- the metF gene encoding methylenetetrahydrofolate reductase [NAD(P)H] — encoded protein: MTPQTSERKSRLLGAGEIDVSFEFFPPKSEKMEQALWAAIERLSPLCPSFVSVTYGAGGSTRERTHTTVARIINETALKPAAHLTCVDASREEVDAVAQAYWDAGVRHIVALRGDPASGVGQSYIPTPGGYQNAADLVAGLKRIANFEISVAGYPEKHPESASLKSDIDNLKAKVDAGADRIITQFGFDNTHYLRFLERARAAGIWVPITPGIVPIHSFRQVAGFAVRTGASVPAWLARRFEGLDEDPATTHLVAAAVATEQVMDLVDEGVKSFHFYTLNRADLVYAICHLLGLRPLRAAPLEARKAAS
- a CDS encoding ABC transporter substrate-binding protein produces the protein MTMVGQSRFHGRAAYVFGAAALALLVLVASTMSASAQQSPAAYMQRVANELIAAQRSGSQADFARVIRSHADVPSIAINALGSYAASLKKSDRPAYYAGMVNFIARYAATEGPKYPVARAVMTGQTRETAQGTFVDSRITLSSGTSYDVRWRIVRRGSAYKVRDAEIIGFEMTSFLNTLFQNYISENGGNPRTLVLALNR
- a CDS encoding ArsR/SmtB family transcription factor; translated protein: MSGTLDTQELVGALKAAAEPTRLRILLLLAAGELNVKDLTQILGQSQPRISRHLKLLAEAGLIERFREGSWVYFHVSDRTEGGRLVRRLLDTVDPRDPILLRDGERADSQKREREATAQEYFRAHAADWDRIRALYVSEHAVDAAIVKAFDGATFDVFVDLGTGTGRMLELFAGRYTRGLGLDVNQSMLAYARSRLKTAGLAAAEVRHGDIYDLALPDRVADAVVMHQVLHYLSEPALAVREAARILAPGGRLLVVDFAPHEIEDLRARHAHERLGFEDRQVVSWLKDAGLSGVEVQSLAPDATDARQALTVSLWRASKPDVAVQPASKSQKLERIAP